One genomic segment of Ignavibacteriota bacterium includes these proteins:
- the glmS gene encoding glutamine--fructose-6-phosphate transaminase (isomerizing), producing the protein MCGIVGYIGNKNCVPIITNGLKMLEYRGYDSAGIGIIQGNNCYVEKKVGKVSFLDDALKSSGISAAIGIGHTRWATHGGPSEINAHPHFNSDKTICLIHNGIIENYSVLKKELISEGFEFISETDTEVIVHLVDRFFKKGNTLFKSVRKALAEVEGAYGICVISSEEPDKIIVARKGSPLVIGVGNGENFVASDVSALVAHTSQVVYLDDSEIAEVTKDGFQAFSIADREIKKEIEEITISLDEISKGGFKHFMMKEIMEQPESITNSMRGRILLNEGSVKLGGLLTVQDKLASAKRIIICACGTSWHAGLVAEYMIEQFAEIPVEVEYASEFRYRNPIVQKDDIMIFISQSGETADTLAAMKEAKRRGALVLGVCNVVGSSIARESDAGVYIHAGPEIGVASTKAFTSQLVVFALITILIARKKHMSEIDGKNILNELTLIPEKVEKILQLNDEIEKIAEKFVNAKNFLYLGRGYNFPVALEGALKLKEISYIHAEGYPAAEMKHGPIALIDENMPAIFLAPKDSVYDKIISNIEEVKARKGKIIAIASENDHEIDSLVDFTIKIPETIRMLMPILNVIPLQLLSYHIAVKKGLNVDQPRNLAKSVTVE; encoded by the coding sequence ATGTGCGGAATAGTTGGATATATTGGAAATAAAAATTGCGTTCCAATAATTACAAACGGTCTAAAAATGTTGGAATATAGAGGATATGATTCTGCCGGGATTGGTATAATTCAGGGTAATAATTGTTACGTTGAGAAAAAAGTTGGTAAAGTTTCATTTTTAGACGATGCACTAAAAAGTTCTGGAATTTCAGCCGCAATTGGAATTGGACATACAAGATGGGCAACTCACGGCGGTCCTTCGGAAATAAATGCTCATCCTCATTTTAATAGTGATAAAACAATTTGTTTAATTCACAATGGAATAATTGAAAATTATTCAGTACTTAAAAAAGAATTAATTTCAGAAGGTTTTGAATTTATAAGCGAAACAGATACGGAAGTTATTGTTCATTTAGTTGATAGATTTTTTAAAAAAGGGAATACTCTTTTCAAATCGGTGAGAAAAGCTTTAGCAGAAGTTGAAGGAGCTTATGGAATTTGCGTAATTTCTTCAGAAGAACCTGATAAAATTATTGTTGCAAGAAAAGGTTCTCCATTAGTAATTGGAGTTGGAAACGGAGAAAATTTTGTTGCTTCTGATGTAAGCGCACTTGTAGCTCATACAAGTCAGGTTGTTTATTTGGATGACAGCGAAATTGCTGAAGTTACAAAAGATGGATTTCAAGCATTTTCAATTGCTGATCGGGAAATTAAAAAAGAGATCGAAGAAATTACAATTTCGCTTGATGAAATAAGCAAAGGCGGATTTAAGCATTTCATGATGAAAGAAATTATGGAACAGCCGGAATCCATCACTAATTCAATGCGCGGAAGAATTTTATTAAATGAAGGTTCCGTAAAATTAGGCGGATTGTTAACCGTTCAAGATAAATTAGCAAGTGCAAAAAGAATTATTATTTGTGCGTGCGGAACTTCTTGGCATGCGGGATTAGTTGCGGAATATATGATTGAACAATTTGCAGAAATTCCCGTAGAAGTTGAATATGCTTCCGAATTTAGATATAGAAATCCAATTGTGCAAAAAGATGATATTATGATTTTTATTTCACAAAGCGGCGAAACTGCTGATACTTTAGCCGCAATGAAAGAAGCAAAAAGACGCGGGGCTTTAGTGCTTGGTGTTTGTAACGTTGTAGGAAGTTCAATTGCCCGCGAAAGTGATGCGGGAGTTTACATTCATGCCGGACCAGAAATTGGAGTTGCATCAACAAAAGCTTTTACATCACAACTAGTAGTTTTCGCATTAATTACAATTTTAATTGCGCGCAAAAAACACATGAGTGAAATTGACGGAAAAAATATTCTAAATGAATTAACGCTTATTCCGGAAAAAGTTGAAAAAATTCTTCAGTTAAATGATGAAATTGAAAAAATTGCTGAAAAATTTGTTAACGCTAAAAACTTCCTATATTTGGGAAGAGGATATAATTTTCCTGTTGCTTTAGAAGGCGCACTTAAACTTAAAGAAATTTCATACATTCACGCAGAAGGTTATCCAGCTGCGGAAATGAAACATGGACCAATTGCATTAATTGATGAAAATATGCCCGCAATTTTCCTAGCACCAAAAGATTCGGTTTATGATAAAATTATCAGCAATATTGAAGAAGTGAAAGCTCGTAAAGGAAAAATTATTGCAATCGCTTCAGAAAATGATCATGAAATAGATTCTTTAGTTGATTTTACAATTAAAATTCCAGAAACAATTAGAATGTTAATGCCAATTTTAAATGTAATTCCTTTGCAATTATTGTCATATCATATTGCAGTTAAAAAGGGATTAAATGTTGACCAGCCAAGAAATCTTGCAAAAAGTGTAACAGTGGAGTAG
- the arcC gene encoding carbamate kinase: MKKKLAVIALGGNALLRGNEIGTIDEQEKNTFDTCKQLVDLIKKDFNIIITHGNGPQVGNILLRNEAGFDKYKIPQMPMDICVADSQGGIGYMIERMMRNVLTEEKIKKNVVTLVTQVLVDKKDPAFENPTKPVGPFYLKEEADLLAKKNNWFFKKDSRNRGWRKVVASPIPLKIMNQEVIKSIANKGTIVIAVGGGGVPVYKHENGYLEAIEAVIDKDLASSVLAREIKADKFYIVTDVPKVYLNFNKKNQTELGNIKVSEIQKHLENNEFGSGSMEPKIKAAINFCVSTNNESIITDTDSLSIPGCGTRISL; encoded by the coding sequence ATGAAAAAAAAGCTTGCGGTAATTGCGCTTGGCGGAAATGCTCTTTTAAGAGGCAATGAAATTGGAACAATTGACGAACAAGAAAAAAATACTTTTGATACTTGTAAACAGTTGGTTGACCTTATTAAAAAAGATTTCAACATAATAATTACACATGGAAATGGACCGCAAGTTGGAAATATTTTACTTAGAAATGAAGCCGGTTTCGATAAATATAAAATTCCCCAAATGCCAATGGATATTTGCGTAGCAGATTCTCAAGGCGGAATTGGTTACATGATAGAACGAATGATGCGAAATGTATTGACTGAAGAAAAAATTAAAAAAAATGTTGTTACACTTGTAACGCAAGTTTTGGTGGATAAAAAAGATCCGGCATTTGAAAATCCTACAAAACCGGTTGGACCATTTTACCTAAAGGAAGAAGCAGATTTACTCGCAAAGAAAAATAATTGGTTCTTTAAAAAAGATTCTCGAAACCGAGGTTGGAGAAAAGTAGTTGCTTCTCCAATTCCTTTAAAAATTATGAATCAAGAAGTAATAAAATCAATTGCAAATAAAGGGACAATTGTAATTGCAGTTGGCGGAGGAGGAGTTCCGGTATATAAACATGAAAACGGATATTTAGAAGCAATTGAAGCAGTCATTGATAAAGATTTGGCTTCATCAGTTTTGGCAAGAGAAATTAAAGCAGATAAATTTTATATCGTAACGGATGTTCCTAAAGTTTATCTTAATTTCAACAAAAAAAATCAAACAGAATTAGGAAACATAAAAGTTAGCGAAATTCAAAAACATCTAGAAAATAATGAATTTGGATCAGGAAGTATGGAGCCTAAAATTAAGGCAGCAATAAATTTTTGTGTTTCGACAAATAACGAAAGTATAATTACCGACACTGATAGTTTATCAATTCCAGGTTGTGGAACAAGAATTTCCTTATAA
- a CDS encoding TonB-dependent receptor has product MKKIFLSISKITFLFSFLVLLTSNNLAQGVTTAAINGFVSDNEGSALPGANVMATHEPSGTKYGAVSRENGVFNLPNLKIGGPYSISVSYVGFNTKNESNIYLNIGQTLKLDIELTPESVELGELVVHGMTDNILNSSRTGAETFINPDEVRALPTIKRSTRDLTRLDPRSDGNFSFGGKNWLFNNISVDGSYFNNPFGLDDPAPGGQTNAEPLPYDAIEQVQVSLAPFDVREGGFTGAGINTVTKSGTNDLKASVYTFFRNESMQGGKIGDVELNVPDLSYNQYGLTLSGPIIKNKLFFFINGEIERRKDPGTNFTADTDGNVTSAESRVNAATMDLIRQRMIDVYGYDPGPYQGYDLNTENEKLLAKLDWNINDNNNLVFRYNYLNARQQKPPHPFAVSYNNTGRGPNQNTLPFKNSGYEMNNQLSSFALELNSRYQSFSNKFFVSYNRFRDFRDPFSEPYPTIEIGEGGITYTTLGHEPFSIHNILDQDVLQITNNFSYYLGSHVLTVGASFEYFDFFNSFNLFRYGLLGFNTWPGGTAFNSVADFLAATDPANPQNFMTNVPSEDIPFKGEFIEVGQLAFYAQDEYLMTDAFSLTYGVRVDIPTYFTEPVDNPWSRSLTLLDENDKPETVDQSKMPDATPLFSPRVGFNWDIHGDRSAQLRGGTGIFTGRIPFVWIGNNISNPGLNPNLPAEGVKIEDVPDGVDVVETQDNSILKQSYYLNAMAEDFTWPQVWTTNLAFDYKLPYEILGTLEAIYSKDINSVYVRNANLGLPLRNLADGRPYFGGAVADSDQSLDGGAYVIDNSDEGYNFSITAQLRKQFEVGLTTSLAYTYLDSKNIMTTTEIAATLHQSNPIQGDPNNPELSNSQFGQRHRIISGATYKHNWSENLATTIGMFLEAAEGNMFTTSGGNRYSFVYAGDVNGDGAGGNDLIYIPENSSDINLADPTQWTALNAFIEQDEYLSTHRGEIAERNGLVNPWYFNIDLRILQDFTLPAFGKNNTFQLSLDILNFANFLNSSWGVRQVASAAATSPLVAVFDETGKLVIDENGRPEFNFTGVDKTFVDDPSLFSRWQMQIGLRYILD; this is encoded by the coding sequence ATGAAAAAAATTTTCTTATCTATTTCTAAAATAACTTTTTTGTTCTCGTTTCTTGTTTTACTTACAAGCAACAATTTAGCTCAAGGAGTTACCACAGCCGCCATCAATGGATTTGTTTCCGATAATGAAGGAAGTGCTTTACCCGGCGCAAATGTTATGGCAACTCATGAACCAAGCGGAACAAAATACGGTGCCGTATCAAGAGAAAACGGAGTTTTTAATTTGCCAAATTTGAAAATTGGCGGTCCATATTCAATCTCAGTTTCTTATGTTGGATTTAATACAAAAAATGAAAGCAATATTTATTTAAATATTGGTCAAACTTTAAAATTAGATATTGAACTAACTCCGGAATCAGTTGAACTTGGTGAATTGGTTGTTCACGGAATGACTGATAATATTCTGAACAGCAGCAGAACCGGCGCAGAAACTTTTATTAATCCCGATGAAGTTAGAGCTTTGCCGACAATTAAAAGAAGTACAAGAGATTTAACAAGATTAGATCCGAGAAGCGACGGTAACTTTAGCTTCGGTGGAAAAAACTGGCTCTTCAATAATATTTCTGTCGATGGATCTTATTTTAACAATCCGTTTGGATTAGATGATCCGGCTCCCGGCGGTCAAACAAATGCAGAACCACTTCCGTATGATGCTATCGAACAAGTTCAAGTTTCATTAGCTCCATTTGATGTTAGAGAAGGCGGATTTACAGGTGCAGGAATTAACACAGTTACCAAAAGCGGAACCAATGATCTTAAGGCTTCAGTTTATACATTCTTTAGAAATGAAAGTATGCAGGGCGGAAAAATTGGAGACGTTGAATTAAATGTTCCCGATTTATCTTATAATCAGTACGGCTTAACTTTAAGCGGACCGATTATAAAAAATAAGTTATTCTTTTTTATAAATGGTGAAATAGAAAGAAGAAAAGATCCGGGCACTAATTTTACAGCTGATACCGACGGAAATGTAACATCAGCAGAATCCAGAGTTAACGCTGCGACAATGGATTTGATTAGACAAAGAATGATTGATGTTTACGGATACGATCCCGGTCCATACCAGGGTTATGACTTAAATACAGAAAATGAAAAACTTCTTGCTAAGTTGGATTGGAACATTAATGATAATAATAACTTGGTATTCCGTTATAATTATCTTAATGCCCGCCAGCAGAAACCACCGCATCCATTTGCAGTAAGTTATAATAATACCGGAAGAGGACCAAATCAAAATACACTTCCATTTAAAAATTCCGGTTATGAAATGAACAATCAATTAAGTTCATTCGCATTAGAATTGAACAGTCGTTATCAAAGTTTTTCGAATAAATTTTTCGTAAGCTATAATAGATTCAGAGATTTTCGTGATCCTTTCAGCGAACCTTATCCAACAATTGAAATTGGTGAAGGCGGCATAACCTATACTACGCTTGGTCATGAACCATTTTCAATTCATAATATTTTAGATCAAGATGTTTTGCAGATAACAAATAATTTCAGTTATTATTTGGGAAGTCATGTTTTAACGGTTGGCGCTTCATTTGAATATTTTGATTTCTTTAATTCATTCAATTTATTCAGATATGGTTTATTAGGTTTCAATACTTGGCCCGGTGGAACAGCATTCAATTCAGTTGCAGATTTCTTAGCTGCTACAGATCCGGCTAATCCGCAAAACTTTATGACAAATGTTCCATCCGAAGATATTCCATTTAAGGGTGAATTTATTGAAGTTGGGCAGCTTGCTTTTTATGCTCAAGATGAATATCTAATGACCGATGCGTTTTCATTAACTTATGGAGTTAGAGTTGATATTCCAACTTATTTTACAGAACCGGTTGATAATCCATGGTCAAGAAGTTTAACGCTTTTAGATGAAAATGATAAGCCGGAAACTGTTGATCAAAGTAAAATGCCAGATGCAACTCCTTTATTTTCTCCAAGAGTAGGATTTAATTGGGATATTCATGGGGATAGATCTGCTCAATTACGCGGCGGAACCGGAATATTTACCGGAAGAATTCCTTTTGTATGGATTGGTAATAATATTTCAAATCCCGGTCTAAACCCAAATTTACCTGCAGAAGGTGTAAAAATTGAAGATGTTCCGGATGGTGTTGATGTGGTTGAAACCCAAGATAATTCGATACTTAAACAATCTTATTACTTGAATGCTATGGCTGAAGATTTTACATGGCCTCAAGTTTGGACGACAAATTTAGCTTTTGATTACAAATTACCTTATGAAATTTTAGGAACCTTGGAAGCAATTTACTCGAAAGATATAAATTCAGTTTATGTAAGAAATGCAAATCTTGGTTTACCTTTGCGCAATTTAGCTGATGGCAGACCTTATTTTGGCGGTGCTGTAGCTGATTCAGATCAAAGCCTTGACGGCGGTGCTTACGTAATTGATAACAGTGATGAAGGATATAATTTTAGCATAACTGCACAATTGAGAAAACAGTTTGAAGTTGGTCTCACAACAAGTTTAGCTTATACTTATTTGGATTCTAAAAATATTATGACCACAACGGAAATTGCAGCTACTCTTCACCAAAGCAATCCAATTCAAGGTGATCCAAATAATCCTGAATTGAGCAATTCCCAGTTTGGTCAAAGACATAGAATTATAAGCGGTGCAACCTATAAACATAATTGGAGTGAAAATTTAGCAACCACTATTGGAATGTTTTTAGAAGCTGCCGAAGGTAATATGTTTACAACTTCAGGTGGAAATCGATATTCATTTGTTTATGCCGGCGATGTAAATGGTGATGGCGCTGGTGGAAATGATTTAATTTATATACCTGAAAATTCAAGCGATATCAATCTTGCTGATCCTACACAATGGACTGCTTTAAATGCTTTCATCGAACAAGATGAATATTTAAGCACTCACAGAGGTGAAATTGCAGAAAGAAATGGATTAGTAAATCCTTGGTATTTTAATATTGATTTAAGAATCTTGCAGGATTTTACACTTCCGGCTTTTGGTAAAAACAATACATTCCAACTAAGTTTGGATATTTTGAACTTTGCAAATTTCCTCAATTCAAGCTGGGGTGTAAGACAAGTAGCTTCCGCAGCTGCAACTTCACCTTTAGTTGCGGTATTTGATGAAACAGGCAAATTAGTAATTGACGAAAATGGAAGACCAGAATTCAACTTTACAGGTGTTGATAAAACTTTTGTAGATGATCCAAGTTTATTCAGCAGATGGCAAATGCAAATTGGTTTAAGATATATTTTAGATTAA
- a CDS encoding GTPase, whose protein sequence is MSKKNILIMGAAGRDFHNFNVFFRNNEDYNVVAFTATQIPNIDGRLYPAELAGKLYPNGIKIYDETELVNLIKEFNVHEVVFSYSDVPFNYVMTKASIVNAAGISFCLLGSEETMLISTKPVIAVLATRTGCGKSQTSRKIVKILRDAGKKVVAVRHPMPYGDLVKQKVQRFAALEDLKNHNCTIEEIEEYEPHIALGGIIYAGVDYEAILREAEKEADVILWDGGNNDMAFYKPDVTFTVVDPLRPGHELSYYPGNTSLRLADAVIVNKIDSAKPEDILTVINNSRSVNPNAIIIESASPLIVDKPELIRNKRVLVVEDGPTLTHGEMKFGAGTVAAQKLGAKEIVDPRPFTVNSISKTFKKYPNIGILLPAMGYGDEQMKDLEETINNVDCDSVVIGTPIDLGRILKINKPSTRVMYELQEIGSVTLQTVLHEKGII, encoded by the coding sequence ATGTCGAAAAAAAATATTCTAATTATGGGTGCAGCTGGAAGAGATTTTCACAATTTTAACGTTTTCTTTAGAAATAATGAGGATTACAATGTTGTTGCATTTACAGCAACACAAATTCCAAATATAGATGGAAGATTATATCCCGCAGAATTAGCCGGAAAATTATATCCAAACGGAATTAAAATTTATGATGAAACTGAATTAGTTAATTTGATAAAAGAATTTAATGTTCACGAAGTTGTATTTTCATATTCGGATGTTCCGTTTAATTATGTTATGACAAAAGCCTCAATTGTTAACGCTGCCGGAATTTCATTTTGTTTGTTGGGAAGTGAAGAAACAATGTTAATTAGTACAAAACCGGTAATTGCAGTTTTAGCAACAAGAACCGGATGCGGAAAATCTCAAACTTCAAGGAAGATTGTAAAAATATTAAGAGATGCCGGAAAAAAAGTTGTTGCCGTTCGTCATCCAATGCCTTATGGAGATTTGGTAAAACAAAAAGTTCAGAGATTTGCAGCTTTGGAAGATTTGAAAAATCATAATTGCACTATTGAAGAAATCGAAGAATATGAACCGCACATTGCACTTGGCGGAATTATTTATGCCGGCGTTGATTATGAAGCAATTCTGCGCGAAGCCGAAAAAGAAGCTGATGTAATTTTATGGGATGGCGGAAATAATGATATGGCTTTTTATAAGCCGGATGTTACATTTACGGTTGTTGATCCGCTTCGCCCGGGACACGAACTTTCTTATTATCCCGGAAATACTTCACTTCGTTTGGCTGATGCTGTAATTGTAAATAAAATAGATTCGGCAAAACCGGAAGATATTTTAACGGTTATTAATAATTCAAGATCCGTAAATCCAAATGCAATAATTATTGAAAGCGCTTCGCCATTAATTGTTGATAAGCCGGAATTAATTAGAAATAAGCGAGTTTTAGTTGTTGAAGATGGTCCAACTTTAACACACGGCGAAATGAAATTTGGAGCAGGAACTGTTGCAGCACAAAAACTTGGAGCAAAAGAAATTGTTGATCCAAGACCATTTACTGTGAACTCAATTTCAAAAACATTTAAAAAATATCCAAATATCGGAATTTTGTTACCGGCAATGGGATATGGTGATGAACAAATGAAAGACCTTGAAGAAACAATAAATAATGTTGATTGCGATTCTGTCGTTATTGGAACTCCAATTGATCTTGGAAGAATTTTAAAAATAAATAAACCATCAACACGAGTTATGTACGAGCTTCAAGAAATTGGTTCAGTTACACTTCAAACAGTTTTGCATGAAAAGGGAATTATATGA